In Musa acuminata AAA Group cultivar baxijiao chromosome BXJ3-9, Cavendish_Baxijiao_AAA, whole genome shotgun sequence, a single genomic region encodes these proteins:
- the LOC135649921 gene encoding receptor-like cytoplasmic kinase 185: MMGCFPCFGSASQREEEEEEVKKRNEGKGGGGFKGASLSHHGGSDKLRSRTGSDSKKEASTPKESNAGHIAAQTFTFRELAAATKNFRQDCLLGEGGFGRVYKGRLENGQVVAVKQLDRNGLQGNREFLVEVLMLSLLHHPNLVNLIGYCADGDQRLLVYEFMPLGSLEDHLHDIPADKEPLDWNIRMKIAAGAAKGLEYLHDKANPPVIYRDFKSSNILLGEGYHPKLSDFGLAKLGPVGDKTHVSTRVMGTYGYCAPEYAMTGQLTVKSDVYSFGVVFLELITGRKAIDNTRPSGEQNLVAWARPLFKDRRKFPNMADPLLQGRYPMRGLYQALAVAAMCLQEQAATRPFIGDVVTALSYLASQTYDPNAASVQRTRFGSSTPRSRSGSDNQQAVHSPHQNSPDLRQRDPFKAGGKGAKVGRGGSAGGSGRKWGLDDLETQESQMDSPVHVGVAEGSPKTVDPNLVREHAVAEAKLWGENWRERQPRNTPGSYDSTHG, encoded by the exons ATGATGGGCTGTTTTCCCTGCTTCGGATCGGCCAgtcagagggaggaggaggaggaggaggtgaagaaGAGGAATGAGGGGAAAGGTGGTGGGGGTTTCAAGGGTGCCTCGTTGTCGCACCATGGCGGTTCTG ACAAATTGAGGTCGAGGACTGGTTCAGACTCCAAGAAGGAAGCATCAACTCCGAAGGAAAGCAATGCCGGTCATATTGCAGCTCAGACATTCACTTTCCGTGAGCTTGCTGCTGCCACGAAGAACTTTAGACAAGATTGCCTTTTGGGTGAAGGTGGTTTCGGTCGTGTATATAAAGGAAGGTTGGAGAATGGACAG GTTGTTGCTGTTAAACAACTTGACAGAAATGGTCTTCAGGGGAACAGGGAGTTTCTGGTTGAAGTCCTCATGCTTAGCCTCTTGCATCATCCTAATCTTGTCAATCTGATTGGTTATTGTGCTGATGGtgatcaacgattgctcgtctatGAATTTATGCCTTTGGGATCATTAGAAGACCATTTGCATG ATATCCCAGCTGATAAAGAACCATTAGACTGGAACATCCGGATGAAAATAGCAGCTGGTGCAGCTAAAGGTTTGGAATACCTGCATGATAAGGCGAATCCTCCAGTTATTTATCGtgacttcaaatcatcaaacaTACTTCTTGGTGAAGGATATCATCCGAAGTTGTCAGATTTTGGGCTTGCAAAACTTGGTCCTGTTGGTGACAAGACTCATGTCTCAACCAGAGTGATGGGAACATATGGTTACTGTGCTCCTGAATATGCTATGACAGGGCAGTTAACAGTGAAATCTGATGTCTATAGTTTTGGTGTTGTCTTTCTTGAACTGATTACAGGGCGTAAAGCAATTGACAATACTCGGCCTTCTGGAGAACAAAATCTAGTTGCATGG GCTCGTCCATTATTTAAAGACCGTAGGAAGTTCCCCAACATGGCTGACCCGTTGCTACAAGGCCGATATCCAATGAGAGGCCTATATCAGGCACTGGCTGTTGCAGCTATGTGCCTGCAGGAGCAAGCAGCCACTCGACCTTTCATAGGGGATGTCGTGACAGCACTTTCATATTTAGCTTCACAAACTTATGATCCAAATGCAGCTAGTGTTCAGAGAACCAGGTTTGGTTCATCTACCCCCAGGTCCCGAAGTGGGTCTGACAATCAACAGGCTGTTCATTCACCACATCAAAATTCTCCAGACCTTAGGCAAAGGGATCCATTCAAGGCGGGTGGTAAAGGTGCAAAAGTTGGCAGAGGTGGTTCTGCTGGTGGCTCTGGGCGGAAGTGGGGCTTGGATGACTTGGAGACTCAGGAGTCTCAGATGGATAGCCCAGTTCATGTAGGGGTAGCAGAAGGCTCACCAAAGACTGTCGATCCGAATCTTGTCAGAGAGCATGCTGTTGCAGAAGCCAAACTATGGGGTGAAAATTGGAGAGAGAGACAACCGAGAAATACACCAGGTAGCTATGATAGTACACATGGGTAG